A region of the Candidatus Eremiobacterota bacterium genome:
CCGGGCTGGTTCCTGAACAGGCCCACGCGCCCGATGAAGCAGTCTTCACGCTCACGGGAAAGGGCGCCGGCCGCCTGATAGGTGCCTATGGTGGCAAGGGGGGCCTGTCCCAGCAGCTTCCTTATTGCGAGGGCATTTTTCAGCCTGCTTGCCTCGAGCCCCAGGAAAAGCAGGGGCTTCTTCGCGTCATTGATCATCCGGGCGGCACGCTCCAGAAGGGAATCGGGAGCCTTGCCCAGCTCCAGGGAGGGAATCGGCTCATGGGGCGCCATATCGGTCTTCTCCTGCAGCACATCCTGCGGAAGGCTTATGAAAACGGCCCCGGAGCGGGGTTTGTTCGCGATGCGGAATGCGTTCTCGACAATCTCGGGGACGTTCTCCGCCATGATCACCTCCATCCCCAGCTTGGTGACGGCCTGCATCAATCTGAGATTGTCCACATTCTGGTGCGTCTCCCTGAGTTTTGTGCTCCTGGGCACGCTTCCTCCCAGTGCAATGACAGGATCGCCTTCAGTGGTCGCCGTCAACAGCCCCGTTGCCAGGTTGGAGACTCCGGGCCCTGACGTCACCACCACCACGCCGGGCTCACCGGTGATCCGGCCGTAGGCAGAAGCCATGAAGGCCGCGTTCTGCTCATGACGGCAGACGATTACTTTAATGGGAGAGTCCAGAAGGGAATCAAAAAGGAGATCAATCTTCGCTCCCGGAATGCCGAAAATATATTTCACCCCATGCCTGACAAGGCACTCTACAACCAGCTGAGACGCTGTTTTCATTTCACCCATGGGCCACCTCCCTGTGGTCAGTGTGCGGCAGATGCTTATTTATTCTCGTAGTCGTCCAGTCCGCTCACCGTATAAATATCGGCCCTGACCGAGCGGATGGCGGTCCCCCCGGTGAACAGGTGGAGCACCCTGTCGGCCTTCTCAGGTCCTGTCTCTTCGATTTTTTCCACCCTCCTCTTCAGGGTCAGTGCATGGGTATGGCTGCTCAATGCAGTGTCTGCGTCAAAGGGGTTTTTATACAGGACCACTTCGAGCTGCGCATTGATCTCACCGAAGCGCGCTTCTCGATAATCGGTGAATGCGCCGATGATAAATGCCGGCACCTCATTGGATCTTATCTCCGGGAAAGGGTAATAGTCCTCTTTATGCTCAAAAATGGCTTTCCCGTCTATGGGAGGCTTCCCGATGACCGTTCCATGCACCTCGGCAAATTCCGCCACGCCGACAAACACGGCGGGATGCCTGAGCCTCCCGTACAACGCGTCAAAAAAGTCCATAAGGGCAAGCGGAGAATCACCCGCCTGATAATTCACCCTGTGGCTGGGCTCCACTGCGTGGGGAACAAGAAACATGCCTCCGGTCACGAATTCAGGACCGCTTATTGTACGGTTATAATCAGGTGAAGAGCTGTCCGTTGAGTTCGCATAACAGATCCCGTTCACCATCAGAGCTTCACCGAGTGAATATATGTCCCTTGGCGAGGCCAGCTCAAATCCGTAGTGGTAATCAGCGGCTCTGAATTTTCTGCTGAGAAGCGCTTCGGGTATTCGCGCCGCAATGACATCAGCCACTGAGCCGATATGACCGAGCCTCGCTGCTCCGCTTCCCAATGATTCCACTGCTGAATCTGGAATATGTATCATCTTTTCCATACCTCCTCCTGATGGGTATTCCCTATGCAGGGCTCTCTCCCTCTTTCCTTGACACAACCCTCAATAGGGTGTATGATGAGAAACGTACTAGAGATGAAACATTGTCAGAGAACTTATACTCAAGAGCAAAACCCCGATTGAACTTCTCTCCTGATTTCGTTCTCACTGCCGGGTTCCTCCTCACGTACATATCAGGATTAGTAGCTTGACACTACAAAAAGAGGTAAAAATGCCATTTGAACGTTTAAGTATTATCGCCCCGCTCCGGCGGGCACTGACCAGGGAAGGCTACACCGAGCCCACGCCCATACAGGCCAAGGCCATACCGCACCTGCTGAAAGGCCGGGACCTTATGGGCATCGCCCAGACGGGCACCGGAAAGACCGCTGCGTTCGTACTGCCCATATTGCAGAGAATGTCTGAAGAGACCAAGGCTCCAGCTCCAGGATATCCGCGGGTGCTTGTGCTGGCGCCCACCAGGGAGCTTGCGGCGCAGATCGGGGAAAGCTTTGCCACTTACGGCCAGTTCCTTCGATTCAGGCATGTGGTGATATTCGGCGGCCTCAACCAGGGTCCCCAGGTAAGGGAGCTCTCACGGGGCATAGACATTCTCGTCGCCACCCCCGGCCGGCTTCTCGATCTTATGAACCAGGGATACGTGCATTTGAAGGCCGTGGAGTATTTTGTCATTGATGAGGCCGACAGAATGCTTGACATGGGCTTTATCAACGATGTGCGCAGGATCGTTTCCGCCCTGCCGGGGAAACGCCATTCACTTTTTTTCTCGGCTACCATGTCACCCCAGGTAGGTGAGCTGGCAGATACAATGCTGAAAGACCCGGTGCATGCCGAGGCGGCTCCCCAGGCAACGACAGTGGAGCTTGTGAAGCAGTCCGTGTTCTTCGTGGATCAGGCAAATAAAGAGCATCTGCTGGTGGAGCTTATTAAGCAGCATCATATGACATGCGCCCTGATCTTCACCCGCACAAAGCATCGTGCGAACAAGGTCGCGCTGATGCTCAACAAGAATAATATCCAGGCAGACGCCATCCACGGCAACAAGTCGCAGACCCAGCGGACCAGGACCCTGCAGAATTTCAAGTCCGGCATATCAAGGGTTCTGGTGGCGACGGATATTGCGGCGCGTGGCCTCGACATCGAGAGCATTTCCCACGTCATCAATTATGATATGCCCGTCGAATCCGAGAGCTATGTTCACCGCATCGGCCGCACCGCCAGGGCGGGAGCAGAGGGGAACGCGTATTCCTTCTGCGCGGCAGACGAGCGCTCTTTTCTTCATGAGATTGAGAGGCTGATACGGATGAAGATAGAGGTCGCCACGCATCGGTACCATTCAGAGCAGGCAAGGAACGCAGTCGGAGCGGCAGCAAGGCCTGCCCCGAAGCAGGCGAGGAACGCATTCGGAGCGGCAAGGCCTGTCCCGAAGCTGGCAAGAGCCACGGAGAGAAGCTTCAAGCCGCACTGGTGAAAACAGGCCTGGAGCAATGCCCCTGGCCTCAAAGCTTACCAGTTAGCCGTGAAACCATCTTCTTCTTCCAGGATTGAGAACCCGTATGGAGGTATGGTGAGCTTCCCGTAAGTAACAGGCTCTCCGCTGAAACTCTTGAGCACCACCAGAGGCTTCCCTTGATCGCTGACAAATGTGCGCTTTTCTACAAGAGGCTGGAGCACAAGGGCATCAATATTGCAATATGACTCAGAGCTTTGAGAGATGCGCCTCACGGTGAGCTCATGGCTTCCCGCCGCGAAGGCTGCCGGCTTCATCGGCACCCAGGCGAGGCATCCGGAAAGCGGGGGCTTCAGGTGCACCGCAGCATTGCCGTCAATCGAGCACCATACCCCGGCATCATCGGTTGAGCTCATTACCAGAGAGGGAATAACCAGGGTTTCATCTGCAGTGGTGAAAGGAATCACAAGGGTCCCCCTTCCCTCGATTCTCATCACGGCATTTTTCGAGGGAATCCCCCTGTCTATCGATGAGGATTCCCGCACTCTCACCGTCCCTTCCGTTCCCCTCCCCCCTTCCGCCTCCCACAGGGCGAACGACGATTTTCTCTTCTCCCTGTATGCCAGGTATTTCGCCGCTTCCCTGCATTCCCCGATGGCCATGAGCGCAAGGAGCCCTGATACGGTGGCCTCGGCTCCGGAGTTCCTGTTGAGCTTCGGCCCGTCCACCCCGTCATAGACCCTTCCCGTCGAAGCATCATAGACAGCAGATCGTGCGCTGTTGTTTCCCATGAGCCACGAGGCCATGAGCCCTGCCATCACTGCATAATGCGGCTTTCCTGTCGCATGGTGGAGCTCCACGAGGCCTCCCGTGAGGACCTCGCAGCCATAGGGCTGCGAGGGAGAAGGAAGGGGAGCCGGCCCCAGGCCGAAGATAATGCCCTCCGAGGCGAGAAGATGAATCACAAGATTATTGGCTTCACGCTCTGCAGCGGCAATCCACTCCGGGTGCCCCGCCAGTCGCCCCGAGCGGGCAAGAGCCATCATCTGCCGCGAGCCCCACGCATGCCACACCGTGGGAGAAGGAAGCCATGAGGGAAAGGAGCAGTAAAGCGGTGACGAGGGATCGTTGCCCTGGGCAGCGAGTATCCCTTCTGCAAGCTTCTCCATGAGGCTTTTTATCACCGGATCACCGTCGGCCTCATAAAGAAAAGAGAGACTGTAAAGGGCAAGCGAAGTCTGATCGGTCCCTTCACCGATAAGCCAGCGCGGGTGCTTCCAGGGTCCGTCGTTTTCAAAAGTGCCGTAACGGGCAAGGGGGCTCCTCTCCCCTTTAAGATATTCAACGGTCCTGAGGCAGTGCCTCCTGAGCTTCGCGGCATAAGATGCGTCAATGGAGCGGAAATGCCAGTACCCCTCGGCAAGGGCCCAGAAGCCCCTGATGGTCCAGAAGTCAAGGGATGCCCTGCTGGTGGGGCCTTCCCTGTTGATGGTGCCGTCAGGAAAGATGAAGTTGATAAAGAGCCCCCCGGGAGTCTGCATGGACATCACGAACTCAAGGGCTTCCCTGGCCCGCGAAAGCGAGAGGCTATCGCCTTTCTGCTTATAATGCCTGAGGTACACTATGGCAGCGCGGGCCACATCGTCAACACAGCTCACTCCCTCATCTGGATCGGTGACATGCTCATAAGGCTCCGAGGGATTCCTGCCCGGTTTTGAATAAATTACCCATACGCGGCGCCGCGTCCCATCCTTTAAAGCAACAATGGTGCTGAGACTTTCAAGATGACTCAGGTTGATCGCCGGGGGATTCCCGCTCTCAAAAGCTTCTGCCCCCGGCGGAAAGCCGGCAATCATCAGAAATAAGACTGCCGCGGCAATAAGCCTGTTTCTCACTGTGCCCATAGATTCCTCACCTTATGACCTGTTTCTCCCTCTCAGCGGTGGAAGCCTCTTTTTGAAGGATTTCGGCCATAGACAATGTAACCTCTCTCATTGCAGATGTCCGAGATTCTCCAGGAGGAAAGAGCCATGAAAATACTTGGTATCAATGGAAGCCATCGCCCGAATGGCGCTACAATGAACCTCACCAGGAAAGCGCTCGAAGGGGCACATTCCGCAGGCGCTGAAACGGAGCTGGTAATGCTCTCGGAGCTTGAGATCAGGTACTGCACAAACTGCCTGAAATGCTACAGTGACATAGAATCTGACATTGCGCCCTGCAGCATCGATGATGGCGTGGGGAAGGTTCTTGAGAAGATACGGGATGCCGACGGGATCATACTCTCTTCACCGGTTCACAACGGATTTGTCACCGGCCTCATGACGACTTTCATGGAGCGCATCGCCTGGAGGCTCTGCCGTCCCACCGGTGAGATCCTGGGGCTTCGTGGTATCCCGGCTCCCAGGCTCACTGAAAAAACCCGCGCTGTGGCAACCATAGTGAGCGCCGGCTGCATGCCGACAAAGCTGAGAAAATTCTGCGACACGGGGACTCCCTGGCTGAAGGAGCAGGGCGCGATCTGCTTTAACGGCGAATGCGTAGCCGATATGTATGCAGGGGTCGTGCTTGACAGGGAACTGGAAAAAGATGAGTGGGCAAGGATCTATTTCATAAGAAAGCTTTCTGAAAAACAGCTCCAGGAAGCCTTCGGGATTGGAGTGAAGATGGTAGATGCGATAAAGAACCACAGGATCAGGCCAGCCAATCTTTCCGGCATGGTAGGAATATTTTCCGACACGGCAGCCAGAGTGCTCAGCAAGATCATCAATCCCTACGAGATCAAAAAAAGCTAGCGAGCCGGAATCTCAATTCTCATCAAGCAAAGAAAAAGGAGACATACCACAATGAAAAGCGCATTCGTTGCCGCTGTAATAGTCCTGTTTACCCTTTTCATCCCGCCGGCTTCAGCTGAAAAGGCCGGCCAGGTTGCACGCCAGCCCGCCGGGGAGGGCCTGTACGCCCAGAGAGCACCCGGATCGGCAGAATCGAGAGGTTTTCTGGTGACTGCCAGTTTCTCAGAAGCTATCGCTGGCCCTGTCATGGATTATCTGAAAGCTAATGGTATAAAAGCCTCTGCAACAGCACTGCCGAACAAGCGCGGCTATAAAAAAATCCAGATTTCCCATATTTCAAGGACAGGGCAGAGGCCGAGGCCTATGCAGGTAAGATTGAAAAGGATCTTGCGGTAAAATTTCAGGTCGAGGAGACATCCAATGATTATCTTATCGTGGAAGGAAAAAGAATCGGTCCAATCTCAATCGGCCTTGAGGAGAAAGCTGTCATCGCGATCCTCGGGAAGCCTTCGTCGCGCAAGGGATATGAAGGCGGCACCTCCGTTCTGGTCTTTCCCAAAGAAGGGTTTCTGGTGGCGATGACTCCCATGAGAGAAAAACCTTCAATGAAAGCGACTGACATAAGCACGACCAATTCTGCATACAAGACAGGAAAAGGAATTCATGTAGGCAGCACCGCGGCGGAGGTCACCAGGGCTTATGGCACACCGAGAGTCAGCTCCTACGAGGGCAAGACCTCCTATGCGTTTCTTGACAACAACAACTATCTGGTCATTACGTTCGAATTATCGGGAGACAAGGTTTCCAAAATAATGGTGAGCTACCTGGAAATGTGATCGGATTCGGAGCCATTCTGCTCTCCTGATGAAATCATTACGCATTCAAGTCGCCTGGCCATGCGGTAGTTGCTGACATTTTGCACCGCACCCGACACAGAATTTATCGCCTTCCTTGAGGCGGGCGCCGCACTTCGCGCAGACGGGTGGAGCCGGAGCCGCAGGAGGGGGCGCCGGATGCGCGGGTGCCTCGTATTTTGTACCGCAGGTTACACAGAATTTGTGGCCTTGCTTGAGGCGGGCGCCGCACTTCGCGCAGGCAGGACGGGATGGCGCCGCAGGAGGGGGCGGCGGAGGCGCATGTGCCTCGTATTTTGTACCGCAGGTTACGCAGAATTTGTGGCCTTCCTTGAGGCGTGCGCCGCACTTCGCGCAGGCAGGCCGGGATGGAGACGGAGGCGGCGGAGGTGAAGAGGGACCTGTTTCAATAGGCTCTGCCTTAGATCCTTCAGGCAGCCAATGGAGGGGAGCGGCAGTCCAGGGAAAGCCCGCAGGCGCATCCTTAAGGCCGGCACTCTGGGACCAGGCCCTGTTCGTAATGAGAAGTGACGGATTTTCGGCGCTCTCTTCAGGATAAATCAGGAATGCTTTTTCCACCTCTCCACCCTGGGTCAATGAGCCGCTGTAAAAATTTCCTTCAGCATCGCGGTAAAAAACCATTTCATGACCTGAGGTATCCACAAGCTTCACCAGTGAGCCAGAAGGAAAGCTCATAGAAAAGGCTTTCCACGAGCCGCCCGGTTCTGTGCCCGCTTTTCCATTGATGAGCAATGACGGCACGGCAAGGGCTTTGAAAAGAACAGTGTTTTCGATCCAGCCTGACGATCCCGAAATGCTTCCCAGGGCAGAATATAATGCAGAGAGCGGTTCGCCGTCGGCAGCTGACAGGGCGATCTCTCTCCAGGGATTCATTGGCTCAGGCTCAGAAGCATTACCCACCATGGCCGCTCCTTCTTATTGTTGTTCACCATGCGACAGGATTGCCCACGGTTGGGACAGCGGTGTTATTTTCAACAAGGTATCTCACTCCCTCCCCGCTCCAATGGATGTGATGGCGATCATAATCTCCCGCGTCATTCAGCACACGGGCTTCTCTATAAACCCCTATCAACAGGCTTGCAGCAGTAGTTTCTCCTATCGCATTCGCGTTTGCGCCAAGTAAAGTAATCCACCTCAAGCAATCCATGGCTGTCATCCAACCTTTTGCAAGAGCCACGGCATAAACCGCATTGGTCAACAATGCCAATGACACATGGACTACCGAGACATAGGCGACCTCGCTTGCCATAGTGTCAAGGCCGTCAATATTCCTGTAAGCCGGTGACGACCAGTGCTGGCTCCACCAGGGATCTATGAATCGCGGCTCCCCCGTCGCCGAAGTACCTGAAAGGTACAGACCGGTAAAATGATGAGTCATGATAATCAAAAATATCACTGAATATTCCTGGAATTCTATGCCGTTCATTGAAAAGCAGGCGTCTACATCAAGCTGCCTCCATCCTGCTCCTCCAGCAGTATCAGG
Encoded here:
- a CDS encoding DEAD/DEAH box helicase, which produces MPFERLSIIAPLRRALTREGYTEPTPIQAKAIPHLLKGRDLMGIAQTGTGKTAAFVLPILQRMSEETKAPAPGYPRVLVLAPTRELAAQIGESFATYGQFLRFRHVVIFGGLNQGPQVRELSRGIDILVATPGRLLDLMNQGYVHLKAVEYFVIDEADRMLDMGFINDVRRIVSALPGKRHSLFFSATMSPQVGELADTMLKDPVHAEAAPQATTVELVKQSVFFVDQANKEHLLVELIKQHHMTCALIFTRTKHRANKVALMLNKNNIQADAIHGNKSQTQRTRTLQNFKSGISRVLVATDIAARGLDIESISHVINYDMPVESESYVHRIGRTARAGAEGNAYSFCAADERSFLHEIERLIRMKIEVATHRYHSEQARNAVGAAARPAPKQARNAFGAARPVPKLARATERSFKPHW
- a CDS encoding flavodoxin family protein, giving the protein MKILGINGSHRPNGATMNLTRKALEGAHSAGAETELVMLSELEIRYCTNCLKCYSDIESDIAPCSIDDGVGKVLEKIRDADGIILSSPVHNGFVTGLMTTFMERIAWRLCRPTGEILGLRGIPAPRLTEKTRAVATIVSAGCMPTKLRKFCDTGTPWLKEQGAICFNGECVADMYAGVVLDRELEKDEWARIYFIRKLSEKQLQEAFGIGVKMVDAIKNHRIRPANLSGMVGIFSDTAARVLSKIINPYEIKKS
- a CDS encoding zinc ribbon domain-containing protein; this translates as MVGNASEPEPMNPWREIALSAADGEPLSALYSALGSISGSSGWIENTVLFKALAVPSLLINGKAGTEPGGSWKAFSMSFPSGSLVKLVDTSGHEMVFYRDAEGNFYSGSLTQGGEVEKAFLIYPEESAENPSLLITNRAWSQSAGLKDAPAGFPWTAAPLHWLPEGSKAEPIETGPSSPPPPPSPSRPACAKCGARLKEGHKFCVTCGTKYEAHAPPPPPPAAPSRPACAKCGARLKQGHKFCVTCGTKYEAPAHPAPPPAAPAPPVCAKCGARLKEGDKFCVGCGAKCQQLPHGQAT